DNA from Microbacterium sp. SORGH_AS_0969:
CACGATCACCGTGCCCACGCCCGCGCCGATGGTGTTGTGGAGAACGTCGTCGGCGTCGGGCACCCGACCCGGGATGAACGACTGAGCAGTCTCGACCGCGAGTGAGACGGCGGCCCCGAAGAGCACGGCGGCGGGTGCGAACCGCAGGGGAAGCAGCGCCGCCACCGCGATCCCGAGCGGCACGAACAGGGCGACGTTCATCACGACATCGCTGTCGTACGCCGGCGCGAAGCCGCCCCATCGCTCGGTCACGAGGAAGAACGCGTCGATCGCCCTCTCCTGGAACGGACGGATGAGCGCCCGCGGCGCGAGCGTGAGCGTCCCGACGACGGTGAGCGCTGCGGCGGCGACGAGGACACGGGCGGGGGTGAGGACCGGGGCGTTCGGCATGGAGTCTCCTGGGTGATCGGGCTCCCAGCCCACACGCCAAGGTGTTGCCGGCGCGTCTGCGCCTTCCGATACACGGACGATATGCCGCGCCCGGACGAGGACAATGGATGCCGTGACCTCCTCCCGCATCCACCCCGCGCTCGTCCTGCTCGTCGACGTCGTCTTCGTCGTCGTCTTCGCCGCGATCGGGCGCGCGACGCATGACGGCGACATCCTCGGACCGGGCGGATCGGGGCTGGCGACCACGACGTGGCCTTTCGTCGTCGCGTTGGGCCTGGGGTGGTTGATCAGCCGCGGGTGGCGCGCTCCCCTCGCTCCGGTGCGCACGGGACTCATCGTCTGGGTGGTGACCGTCGCCGTCGGCATGGTGCTGCGCGCGGTGAGCGGTCAGGGCGTCGCTGTCGCCTTCGTGATCGTCGCGGCGATCACGCTCGCGCTCTTCCTCGTGGGCTGGCGCGCGATCGCGCGGCTGGCGTCACGTCGCCGCCGGGCCGCCTGAGACGCGGAGCCACGCGCGGACGCGGGACTCAGTCCGCGAGCGAGACGTCGACCTG
Protein-coding regions in this window:
- a CDS encoding VanZ family protein codes for the protein MPNAPVLTPARVLVAAAALTVVGTLTLAPRALIRPFQERAIDAFFLVTERWGGFAPAYDSDVVMNVALFVPLGIAVAALLPLRFAPAAVLFGAAVSLAVETAQSFIPGRVPDADDVLHNTIGAGVGTVIVIVSRLVARAAVRAGDMAARG
- a CDS encoding DUF3054 domain-containing protein — its product is MDAVTSSRIHPALVLLVDVVFVVVFAAIGRATHDGDILGPGGSGLATTTWPFVVALGLGWLISRGWRAPLAPVRTGLIVWVVTVAVGMVLRAVSGQGVAVAFVIVAAITLALFLVGWRAIARLASRRRRAA